One genomic segment of Hymenobacter psoromatis includes these proteins:
- a CDS encoding efflux RND transporter permease subunit: MQPPKPKRRINLIEAAMKYRQVTFGFTLLLALAGAWAVYSMPRMEDPHITIRQGLVLAVYPGANELEVENQLTKKLEQQLFSYKEIRKEKTYSTTKAGEVVVNVTLQDWVTDTDKFWAKLQDGLNANRQAYPAAVQGPFVNGEFGDVVALMLAVTAKNRSYADLKEYLDQLEDAIKTLPQVSKIRRYGEQREQVYVTTSAAQLRQYGLDAAQIGRVLQGQNNVNYSGELTLPDARVPVFTEGLFRSQQELANQLVYSNPATGNQVRLRDVAQLERRNEELTSRIKIDGQSAVMLTVEMQPGNNMVWFGDKLSARIKEVEAKFPAGVKVQEIVSQPRVVDHKLRDFFVELSIAVASVIAVVMLLLPLRIALISAIACPLSILITFAILNMLGMEIQQVSLAALVIVLGMVVDDAIVVVDNYVEKLDEGMDRWTAAWRSATDLFVPVLAATATIIFAFLPSAIVYTGLTREFSLHIPATVAVALTVSFTVSMLLTPSMCYFAIRKGLHAPRPAGAPAPKLSVIDRVQARFNRAVDWSFEHPKLVLTLGFSSLIFAGVFGSQVKFEYLPYSERDQFNLELWLPEGTPEAQTEKAVDRVTAAIKGNKGIEQVVSFIGTGSPRFYSSYAPEAPAENYAQIFINTTSGEATVELAKKYAHSLQKLVPEGSVRVRRLSWKETKAPLEVRVVSDEAANLRRVGQQVAQIFAATPNTHFVRDDWRNPYLGVNVEVKPDEADRLGVSREAVAQTLGGNLKGRVVSTLWEGDKPLDIVLRLDAQDRQQLSDISQVYVTTAYNTKVPLRQVADVVPAWHLSNIVRRNGLRTLTVSSDTDFGRVASQILADVRPQLDALKLPAGTHLEYGGDDESGRDAAPNTNLALALSFLLIFVTLLLQFRHLGRALIVLSTFFLSLPGAMFGLWLTDNPLGMTAFLGINSLLGIVVRNGIILVDYADELVREHGYSVKEAAIASAHRRMRPIFLTSSAAAVGVIPMILSKSPLWSPLSSVIAFGIMVAMVMTLFVVPVLYYVSLRGQKTPVENHEDEPALAVAG; this comes from the coding sequence ATGCAACCCCCAAAACCAAAGCGCCGCATCAACTTAATTGAGGCGGCCATGAAATACCGGCAGGTGACGTTCGGCTTCACGCTGCTGCTGGCGCTGGCGGGCGCGTGGGCCGTGTACAGTATGCCGCGCATGGAAGACCCCCACATCACCATCCGGCAGGGGCTGGTGCTGGCGGTGTATCCGGGGGCTAATGAGCTGGAAGTGGAAAACCAGCTGACCAAGAAGCTGGAGCAGCAGCTGTTCAGCTATAAGGAGATACGCAAGGAGAAAACCTACTCCACGACCAAGGCCGGGGAGGTGGTAGTAAACGTGACGCTGCAAGACTGGGTGACGGACACCGATAAGTTCTGGGCTAAGCTTCAGGACGGGCTCAATGCCAACCGCCAAGCCTACCCCGCCGCCGTGCAGGGGCCGTTCGTCAACGGCGAGTTTGGCGACGTGGTGGCTTTGATGCTGGCCGTGACGGCGAAAAACCGCAGCTACGCCGACCTCAAGGAGTACCTGGACCAGTTGGAAGATGCGATTAAAACGCTGCCGCAGGTGTCAAAAATCCGGCGCTACGGCGAACAGCGCGAGCAGGTCTACGTCACGACTTCGGCCGCCCAGCTGCGGCAATACGGGCTGGATGCCGCCCAAATCGGGCGGGTGCTGCAAGGCCAGAACAACGTGAACTACTCGGGCGAGCTGACGCTGCCCGATGCTCGGGTACCGGTATTTACTGAGGGGCTGTTCCGCTCGCAGCAGGAGCTGGCTAATCAACTGGTGTACAGCAACCCCGCGACTGGCAACCAGGTGCGGCTGCGCGACGTGGCGCAGCTGGAGCGCCGCAACGAGGAGTTGACCTCGCGCATCAAGATTGATGGGCAGTCGGCGGTGATGCTGACGGTGGAAATGCAGCCGGGCAACAATATGGTGTGGTTTGGCGATAAGCTCAGCGCCCGCATTAAAGAGGTGGAGGCCAAATTTCCGGCCGGGGTGAAGGTGCAGGAAATCGTGAGCCAGCCGCGGGTGGTGGACCATAAGCTGCGCGATTTTTTCGTGGAGCTGAGCATTGCCGTGGCCTCGGTCATTGCCGTGGTCATGCTGTTGTTACCTCTGCGCATTGCCCTGATTTCGGCCATTGCTTGCCCGCTGTCCATCCTCATCACGTTCGCCATTTTGAATATGCTGGGCATGGAGATTCAGCAGGTGTCGCTGGCGGCGCTGGTGATTGTGCTGGGCATGGTGGTGGACGATGCCATTGTGGTGGTGGACAATTACGTGGAGAAGCTCGACGAGGGCATGGACCGCTGGACGGCCGCCTGGCGCTCGGCCACCGATTTATTCGTGCCGGTGCTGGCGGCCACGGCCACCATCATTTTCGCTTTCTTACCCTCGGCCATCGTCTACACTGGCCTCACGCGGGAGTTTTCGCTGCACATTCCGGCCACGGTGGCGGTGGCCCTGACGGTCTCGTTCACGGTCTCGATGCTGCTCACGCCCTCGATGTGCTACTTCGCCATTCGCAAGGGCCTGCACGCGCCGCGCCCGGCGGGCGCACCGGCCCCCAAGCTCTCGGTCATTGACCGGGTGCAGGCGCGCTTCAACCGGGCCGTGGACTGGAGTTTTGAGCACCCCAAGCTGGTGCTGACACTGGGTTTTTCGTCGCTGATTTTCGCCGGCGTGTTCGGCTCGCAGGTCAAGTTTGAGTACTTGCCCTACTCGGAGCGCGACCAGTTCAACCTGGAATTGTGGCTGCCTGAGGGCACGCCCGAAGCCCAAACCGAAAAGGCCGTGGACCGCGTAACGGCCGCCATCAAGGGTAATAAGGGCATTGAGCAGGTCGTGAGCTTCATCGGCACCGGCTCGCCGCGCTTCTATTCGAGCTACGCCCCCGAGGCACCGGCCGAGAACTACGCCCAGATTTTCATCAACACGACCAGCGGCGAGGCCACCGTGGAGCTGGCCAAAAAGTACGCCCACTCGCTGCAAAAGCTGGTGCCCGAGGGCTCGGTGCGGGTGCGCCGCCTGAGCTGGAAGGAAACCAAAGCGCCGCTGGAAGTGCGCGTGGTGAGTGACGAAGCGGCCAATTTGCGCCGGGTAGGCCAGCAGGTGGCGCAGATTTTCGCCGCCACCCCCAATACCCACTTCGTGCGCGACGACTGGCGCAATCCCTACCTGGGCGTGAACGTGGAGGTGAAGCCCGATGAGGCCGACCGCCTAGGCGTGAGCCGGGAGGCGGTGGCCCAAACCCTGGGCGGTAACCTCAAGGGCCGGGTCGTTTCGACGCTCTGGGAGGGTGACAAACCCCTCGATATCGTGCTGCGCCTGGACGCGCAGGACCGGCAGCAACTCAGCGACATCAGCCAAGTGTACGTGACCACCGCCTATAACACCAAGGTGCCGCTACGCCAGGTAGCGGACGTGGTGCCGGCCTGGCACCTGAGCAACATCGTGCGCCGCAACGGCCTGCGCACCCTCACGGTGAGCAGCGACACGGATTTTGGCCGGGTGGCCAGCCAGATTCTGGCCGATGTGCGGCCCCAACTTGACGCGCTGAAGCTGCCGGCTGGCACCCACCTCGAATACGGCGGCGACGACGAGTCGGGCCGCGACGCCGCGCCCAATACCAATCTGGCGCTGGCGCTGAGCTTTTTGCTGATTTTCGTAACGCTACTACTGCAATTCCGCCACCTGGGCCGGGCGCTCATCGTGCTCTCCACGTTCTTCCTGAGTTTGCCGGGAGCCATGTTTGGCCTCTGGCTAACGGATAACCCGCTGGGTATGACCGCGTTTCTGGGCATCAACAGCCTGCTGGGCATCGTAGTGCGCAACGGCATCATCCTGGTGGATTACGCCGACGAGCTGGTGCGCGAGCATGGCTACTCGGTCAAGGAGGCGGCTATCGCCTCGGCCCACCGCCGGATGCGGCCCATCTTCCTCACCTCGTCGGCCGCGGCCGTGGGTGTTATCCCCATGATACTCAGCAAGTCGCCGCTGTGGTCGCCGCTGAGCAGCGTCATCGCCTTCGGCATTATGGTGGCAATGGTAATGACCCTGTTCGTGGTGCCAGTGCTCTACTACGTGTCGCTGCGCGGGCAAAAAACGCCGGTTGAGAACCACGAGGACGAGCCGGCGCTGGCCGTGGCGGGGTAA
- a CDS encoding TetR/AcrR family transcriptional regulator, which produces MGVTERKQREKAYRETSILEAAKKVFLAKGLITATIDDIAAEAELGKGTLYRHYRSKEDIMLAISEQATQELHALYVTATAGEGSGLQKILRMMRGYYAFVIANPAYFGFIAFFESPFPTTNAGVVYETTTAINELFQRVLQQGIADGSLRADLRADLMSNTLWASSYGMMQFIVSKGGHLAQERHIDSQELFETFLAYLEGGLRKPKQ; this is translated from the coding sequence ATGGGAGTAACCGAGCGCAAACAGCGGGAAAAAGCCTATCGCGAAACGTCCATTCTGGAAGCCGCCAAAAAGGTATTCCTGGCCAAAGGGCTGATAACAGCCACCATTGACGACATTGCCGCTGAGGCCGAGCTTGGCAAGGGCACCCTGTACCGGCACTACCGCAGCAAGGAAGATATTATGCTGGCTATCAGCGAGCAAGCTACGCAAGAGCTTCACGCTTTGTACGTTACGGCCACGGCGGGCGAAGGTTCCGGCCTGCAAAAAATACTGCGCATGATGCGTGGCTACTACGCTTTCGTGATAGCTAACCCAGCCTACTTTGGGTTTATCGCTTTCTTCGAATCTCCTTTTCCCACAACTAACGCGGGGGTAGTGTACGAAACCACCACGGCGATTAACGAACTGTTTCAGCGCGTGTTGCAGCAGGGTATCGCTGACGGGTCATTGCGGGCCGACCTGCGGGCCGACCTCATGTCTAACACGCTCTGGGCCTCCTCTTACGGCATGATGCAGTTTATCGTAAGCAAGGGCGGGCATCTGGCCCAGGAGCGGCACATTGATTCGCAGGAGTTGTTTGAAACGTTCTTGGCTTACCTGGAAGGTGGGCTGCGTAAGCCAAAGCAGTAG
- a CDS encoding TolC family protein: MKLLFCVGLGLLVPGLYAQTVPAAPAPLTLAECRALALSQNQRLTSARRKQQATEAAYRAAQTSRLPKLDFTSTGYFVRGVRGTPLQAQGITGGLALNQPIYAGGRVRAQIALSGLNTQVSAEDVRKTRQELIVETDQTYWQAVALREQVALAAGNRAQLQALVRDLDNKYQAGIGYKADLLRAQVQLRDAEVRLLRTRDEQRLSRLVLSQLIGRPAEDSLRLAESIEGDFAPVGPADYAQRALAQRPELRQLALANQTDSLQIVLARSARLPQIAGSVNALYLQQKPSFLLPETSYTPAYAVVSLNLPLVHWRENRLLESQRRYQAQASQADLAEARQQVALEISRDLLRLNQAARRVALQRLSVEQAQENQRLNDNRFHAGLLALPDLLEAQTVTQQAAAALVDAKAEYRIAEAALVKATGE, encoded by the coding sequence ATGAAACTCCTATTCTGCGTGGGCCTGGGGCTGTTGGTTCCGGGCCTCTACGCCCAAACCGTGCCCGCTGCTCCCGCCCCGCTGACTCTGGCCGAGTGCCGGGCGCTGGCCCTGAGCCAGAACCAGCGCCTGACCTCAGCCCGCCGCAAGCAGCAGGCCACCGAGGCCGCCTACCGCGCCGCCCAAACCAGCCGCCTGCCTAAGCTCGATTTCACCAGCACCGGCTACTTCGTGCGTGGCGTGCGCGGCACGCCCTTGCAGGCCCAGGGCATCACCGGCGGCCTGGCCCTGAACCAGCCCATCTACGCGGGCGGGCGGGTACGCGCCCAAATCGCCTTGTCGGGCCTTAATACGCAAGTATCGGCCGAGGACGTGCGCAAGACCCGGCAGGAATTAATCGTCGAAACCGACCAGACCTACTGGCAGGCCGTGGCCCTGCGCGAGCAGGTGGCGCTGGCCGCTGGTAACCGTGCCCAGCTGCAAGCCCTGGTGCGCGACCTCGACAACAAGTACCAGGCGGGCATCGGCTACAAGGCCGACCTGCTGCGGGCGCAGGTGCAGCTGCGCGATGCCGAAGTGCGCCTGCTGCGCACCCGCGACGAGCAGCGCCTGAGCCGGCTGGTGCTCAGCCAGCTCATCGGCCGCCCCGCCGAAGATTCGCTGCGCCTGGCCGAATCCATTGAGGGCGATTTCGCGCCCGTCGGCCCCGCCGACTATGCCCAGCGCGCCCTGGCCCAGCGGCCCGAGCTGCGCCAGCTCGCACTGGCCAACCAGACCGATTCGCTGCAAATCGTGCTGGCCCGCAGCGCCCGCCTACCCCAAATTGCAGGCAGCGTGAACGCGCTCTATTTGCAGCAGAAGCCGAGCTTTCTGCTGCCCGAAACCAGCTACACCCCCGCCTACGCGGTAGTGAGCCTGAACCTGCCCCTGGTGCACTGGCGGGAAAACCGGCTGCTCGAATCGCAACGCCGCTACCAGGCCCAGGCCAGCCAGGCCGACCTAGCAGAAGCGCGCCAGCAGGTGGCGCTGGAAATCAGCCGCGACCTGCTGCGCCTCAATCAGGCGGCCCGGCGCGTGGCGCTGCAACGCCTGAGCGTGGAACAAGCACAGGAAAACCAGCGCCTGAACGACAACCGCTTCCACGCCGGTCTGCTCGCGCTCCCCGATTTGCTCGAAGCCCAGACCGTAACCCAGCAGGCCGCCGCCGCGCTGGTCGATGCCAAGGCGGAATACCGCATTGCTGAGGCTGCGCTGGTGAAGGCCACCGGCGAGTAG
- a CDS encoding oxidoreductase, translating to MWTTQQLPDLAGKTVLVTGANTGIGYETALALYQAGAHVVLACRNLDNAQHAQGTMQQLGGAGTLAVAHLDLANLGQVHQFADTFRQQHPRLHVLVNNAAAMVPPAASTTAEGYELQFGVNFLGHFALTGRLYPLLNAMPGARVVTVSSMGYLDGRLDLTNLRLEKDYDALREYRQSKLANLLFALELQRRITATHGQVLSMAAQPGANRTSWALDISAEYLAAAEVRWGGPPMEPWQGALTVLYAAAAPEAAGGKLYSPDQNGGFRGYPAEAPIAPHALDETIAKELWHLAEQATGVSFPA from the coding sequence ATGTGGACCACGCAGCAGTTGCCGGACTTAGCTGGCAAAACGGTACTTGTCACCGGGGCTAACACGGGGATAGGTTACGAAACCGCCCTGGCTCTTTACCAGGCTGGCGCGCACGTGGTACTGGCCTGCCGCAACCTCGACAACGCTCAGCACGCGCAAGGGACCATGCAACAGCTTGGCGGTGCCGGCACGTTGGCAGTGGCGCACTTGGATTTGGCTAACTTAGGCCAGGTCCACCAGTTTGCTGATACCTTTCGGCAGCAGCATCCGCGGCTGCACGTATTGGTGAACAACGCCGCCGCAATGGTCCCGCCCGCCGCCAGTACCACCGCCGAAGGCTACGAGCTGCAATTTGGGGTAAATTTCTTAGGTCATTTTGCCCTGACCGGCCGCTTGTATCCGTTGCTCAACGCGATGCCCGGCGCGCGGGTGGTGACGGTGAGCAGCATGGGCTATCTGGACGGACGGCTCGACTTGACAAACCTGCGCTTGGAAAAAGACTACGACGCGCTGCGCGAGTACCGGCAAAGCAAGTTGGCTAACCTACTGTTTGCCCTCGAATTACAGCGCCGTATAACGGCCACGCATGGGCAGGTGCTCTCGATGGCCGCTCAACCCGGCGCGAACCGGACTTCGTGGGCGCTGGATATTAGCGCCGAGTACCTGGCGGCGGCCGAAGTGCGGTGGGGCGGCCCACCGATGGAACCCTGGCAAGGGGCCTTGACGGTGCTCTACGCGGCGGCGGCCCCCGAGGCCGCTGGCGGCAAACTGTACAGTCCCGACCAGAACGGGGGCTTTCGGGGCTATCCCGCCGAGGCCCCCATTGCGCCGCACGCCTTAGATGAAACCATAGCCAAAGAATTGTGGCACCTAGCCGAGCAGGCGACCGGCGTTTCCTTTCCAGCGTAG
- a CDS encoding acyl carrier protein, translating into MLSHQYSSEAAFAALMQQVRRLISQRKGIRLNHLHPTTDLPREFGFEAIDMVDIILAVESRFQLTIPDEVPLRTPGDFVGFLHEQVVPKA; encoded by the coding sequence ATGCTTTCGCATCAGTATTCTTCCGAAGCGGCCTTCGCTGCATTGATGCAGCAGGTACGGCGACTTATCAGCCAGCGCAAAGGCATCCGGCTGAACCACCTGCATCCTACCACCGACCTGCCGCGTGAGTTTGGCTTCGAGGCCATAGACATGGTGGACATCATTCTGGCCGTGGAAAGCCGCTTCCAGCTCACCATTCCCGACGAAGTGCCCCTGCGCACCCCCGGCGACTTTGTAGGCTTTTTGCATGAGCAAGTGGTGCCGAAAGCCTGA
- a CDS encoding putative sensor domain DACNV-containing protein: MKLHYYPGHLATELLVRWPAAASPLPPLPELESFISVAYQASLLVEEGQPVRCRLILSALEDLPHAPENNGPYVLELATPRPYEAQEIRRLGPALRSPSSLLAVRADTAAGLLIWGLLRNHSPWGQPGKARPFAPSPTPPTLLLEICGPGNLVFYYGRDRVLTLQYGHVEGHGFVEYPLAWSQGRFAENIDVLGPQLAAAGLAAPPDLMPLLAELAHHVTRRVVARARASGHGGMLAYVPTTSVAHCVGPAATLRPKYPVRLPTQAHYYNGLQVAIIARLGELGDITWSRYRRADDARLLELEAAVSQYADLLADLMTVDGALVVTKQLAIIGFGIEVYAPKLALTHVYRAQNPGATQLQMEAADQGGTRHRAAYRLCLAEPESMAIVISQDGGVRFVQAQKGKVVFWEQLTL; encoded by the coding sequence ATGAAACTTCATTATTATCCCGGCCATTTGGCGACCGAGCTGCTGGTCCGCTGGCCGGCGGCGGCTAGCCCCTTACCACCGCTGCCAGAGCTAGAATCCTTTATTTCTGTCGCGTATCAGGCCAGCTTGCTGGTTGAGGAAGGCCAGCCGGTGCGCTGCCGGCTTATCTTAAGCGCGTTGGAAGACTTGCCGCACGCCCCGGAAAACAACGGCCCCTACGTGTTGGAGCTGGCCACGCCCCGGCCCTACGAGGCGCAGGAGATTCGTCGACTCGGTCCGGCGCTTCGCTCGCCCAGCAGCCTGCTGGCTGTCCGCGCTGATACGGCCGCCGGCTTACTCATCTGGGGCCTGCTGCGGAATCATTCGCCCTGGGGCCAGCCCGGGAAGGCCCGGCCCTTTGCGCCCAGTCCTACGCCGCCAACCCTGCTGCTCGAAATCTGCGGCCCCGGCAACCTGGTGTTTTATTACGGCCGCGACCGGGTGCTGACTTTGCAGTACGGCCACGTCGAAGGCCACGGCTTCGTGGAGTACCCGCTGGCCTGGTCGCAGGGCCGCTTCGCGGAAAATATTGACGTGCTCGGACCCCAGCTCGCGGCGGCGGGCCTCGCCGCGCCCCCCGACCTGATGCCCCTGCTCGCGGAGCTAGCGCACCACGTTACCCGGCGCGTGGTGGCGCGGGCGCGCGCCAGCGGCCACGGCGGGATGCTGGCCTACGTGCCCACCACCAGCGTGGCCCATTGCGTGGGGCCGGCCGCCACGCTGCGGCCCAAATATCCCGTGCGCCTGCCTACCCAGGCGCACTACTACAACGGCTTGCAAGTGGCCATCATCGCCCGCCTCGGCGAGCTGGGCGACATTACCTGGAGCCGCTACCGGCGGGCGGATGATGCCCGGCTGCTGGAGCTGGAAGCGGCCGTGAGTCAGTACGCCGACCTGCTGGCTGATTTAATGACCGTGGACGGGGCGCTGGTAGTGACCAAGCAGTTAGCCATCATTGGCTTCGGCATTGAGGTTTACGCCCCCAAGCTGGCCCTGACACATGTGTACCGGGCGCAAAACCCCGGCGCGACCCAGCTGCAAATGGAAGCCGCCGACCAGGGCGGCACCCGCCACCGCGCTGCCTACCGCCTGTGCTTAGCCGAACCCGAAAGCATGGCCATTGTCATTTCGCAGGACGGGGGTGTGCGGTTCGTGCAGGCCCAAAAAGGGAAAGTGGTCTTTTGGGAGCAGCTTACCCTGTAA
- a CDS encoding DNA-3-methyladenine glycosylase family protein, giving the protein MPLTTLHLPYTGDYSLAASVALAAGAAFVAALRPEPGAGADVLDLALLLEGSWLTVGVRLDQPVPAGPVRARVLANPGQAIPDDLRTQLLRMLSLDTDGAGFAAVAAHDQVVAELRARHPGVRPVLFPTPYEAAARAIIGHQLPVRQAAAITARIMEAHGVAVQLDDQQLFAFPTPDQLAALPAVRGLAARKVEQLRVLGHAATGDGLSSARLRALPRAEALTKLQQLPGIGPFSAELVMLRGVGEPDAFPLTEKRLHRAMAAAYDLGDDPALLALERVAERWRPYRNWAGLLLRNFAAGPSPAKSSVPLDRQSENDILVNGSNRAQTAGKSLSRNVHSGSRQKGIPGQRADNSHH; this is encoded by the coding sequence ATGCCCCTCACTACCCTCCACCTACCTTATACCGGCGATTACTCGCTGGCGGCCAGCGTGGCGCTGGCCGCCGGGGCCGCTTTCGTAGCCGCCCTGCGCCCGGAGCCGGGTGCCGGGGCCGACGTACTCGACCTGGCGCTGCTGCTGGAAGGCTCCTGGCTGACGGTGGGCGTGCGCCTGGACCAGCCCGTCCCGGCCGGCCCAGTGCGCGCCCGCGTGCTGGCTAACCCCGGCCAGGCCATACCCGACGACCTACGGACGCAGCTACTGCGGATGCTGTCGCTCGATACCGACGGGGCCGGTTTTGCCGCCGTGGCCGCCCACGACCAGGTGGTGGCCGAGCTGCGAGCGCGGCACCCTGGCGTACGCCCCGTGTTGTTTCCTACCCCTTACGAAGCGGCGGCGCGGGCCATTATCGGCCACCAGCTGCCCGTAAGGCAGGCGGCGGCCATCACCGCCCGCATAATGGAGGCCCACGGGGTAGCGGTGCAGTTGGATGACCAGCAGCTGTTTGCCTTCCCGACCCCCGACCAGCTGGCCGCGCTGCCCGCCGTGCGGGGGCTGGCCGCCCGCAAGGTGGAGCAGCTGCGGGTGCTGGGCCACGCCGCCACGGGCGACGGGCTCAGCAGCGCCCGCCTGCGCGCCCTGCCCCGTGCCGAGGCGCTGACGAAATTGCAGCAGCTACCCGGCATTGGGCCGTTCTCAGCCGAACTGGTCATGCTGCGGGGGGTAGGCGAGCCGGATGCCTTTCCGCTGACCGAGAAGCGCCTGCACCGGGCAATGGCCGCCGCCTACGACCTGGGCGATGACCCCGCCCTGCTGGCCCTTGAACGGGTGGCCGAACGCTGGCGGCCCTACCGCAACTGGGCCGGCCTGCTGCTGCGCAACTTCGCGGCGGGGCCTTCGCCGGCCAAATCCAGCGTACCTTTAGACCGTCAGTCAGAAAATGACATCTTAGTCAATGGGAGTAACCGAGCGCAAACAGCGGGAAAAAGCCTATCGCGAAACGTCCATTCTGGAAGCCGCCAAAAAGGTATTCCTGGCCAAAGGGCTGATAACAGCCACCATTGA
- a CDS encoding efflux RND transporter periplasmic adaptor subunit: MRPFLKLFWLTLPLLPGVVACSKSAAEKTTDQPAGPAPVAVEVQAVGTLTGPQNQTYSGTIEAENTASLGFMVPGAVRRVLVREGDQVRKGQLLAELNPEEYASGLAGANASLLEARDHARRSQQLFKVQTLTERELVQATTALQRAEADAQVARKHLSDTNLHAPFAGLIAAKMVEPGVTVMPGSPAFSLIKTEQVFARAVVPEAEIGRIAKGAKVRVTVPALGRDYPGTVQVINPVADPTSRTFYLKVLLPNPGLRLLPGMLASLRIPLPAGQNQAVVAVAPQLVVQEPDGASVVYVADAAGTTARRRRVVLGAVQGQQVVIKQGLKADEKVIVAGQQRLSDGQAIRIL; this comes from the coding sequence ATGCGCCCATTCTTAAAACTCTTTTGGCTTACCCTCCCCTTGTTGCCGGGGGTAGTAGCGTGCTCGAAGTCCGCCGCCGAAAAAACGACCGACCAGCCGGCCGGCCCTGCCCCAGTGGCGGTGGAAGTGCAAGCGGTGGGCACGCTCACTGGCCCGCAAAACCAGACCTACAGCGGCACGATTGAGGCCGAAAACACGGCCAGCCTGGGCTTTATGGTGCCGGGCGCGGTGCGGCGGGTGCTAGTACGCGAGGGCGACCAGGTGCGGAAGGGCCAACTGCTAGCTGAACTAAATCCCGAAGAATACGCCAGCGGGCTGGCCGGGGCCAACGCCTCGCTGCTTGAAGCCCGCGACCACGCCCGCCGCTCCCAGCAGCTCTTTAAGGTGCAAACCCTAACCGAGCGCGAGCTGGTGCAGGCCACCACGGCCCTGCAACGGGCCGAAGCCGACGCGCAGGTGGCCCGCAAGCACCTCAGCGACACAAACCTGCACGCCCCGTTTGCCGGGCTGATTGCGGCGAAAATGGTGGAGCCGGGCGTGACGGTGATGCCCGGCAGCCCAGCCTTCAGCCTCATCAAGACCGAGCAGGTATTTGCGCGGGCGGTGGTGCCGGAAGCCGAGATTGGCCGGATTGCCAAGGGCGCGAAGGTGCGGGTGACAGTGCCCGCGCTGGGCCGCGACTACCCCGGCACGGTGCAGGTTATCAACCCGGTAGCGGACCCTACCTCGCGCACCTTCTACTTGAAGGTGCTGCTGCCCAACCCCGGCCTGCGCCTGCTGCCGGGAATGCTGGCCAGCCTCCGCATTCCGCTGCCGGCGGGCCAAAACCAAGCCGTGGTGGCCGTGGCCCCGCAGCTGGTGGTACAGGAGCCCGACGGGGCCAGCGTGGTGTACGTGGCCGATGCGGCCGGCACCACCGCCCGCCGCCGCCGCGTGGTGCTGGGGGCCGTGCAGGGCCAGCAGGTCGTCATCAAACAGGGCCTGAAGGCCGACGAGAAGGTCATTGTGGCCGGCCAGCAGCGGCTGAGTGACGGGCAGGCGATTCGGATTTTGTAA
- a CDS encoding IS3 family transposase: MSRYAFVAACTEPWPVQFLCRVLGVSPAGYYQWRQQPAAAPAPWQAAAQAAFTRHARRYGTRRLRAELHAEGHAVGRYALRTWLRGQGLQALSTRPHRPRTTVADPAAVVAENRLLGQPAPTAPDQGWVGDITYLPLVGGRWCYLATWRDTCSRRVVGGHLAAQMPTELVLHALEQALTLRQPAPGLIIHADRCSQYTSVACRARIEKAKALPSFSRPGNPYDNAQAEAGWSTLKTELLPHGTAFASLEEARLEVSWYLDTYFNLDRRHSALGYRSPHQFERDLKLNLS; the protein is encoded by the coding sequence ATGAGCCGCTACGCCTTCGTCGCGGCCTGCACCGAGCCGTGGCCGGTGCAGTTCCTGTGCCGAGTGCTGGGCGTGAGCCCGGCCGGCTACTACCAGTGGCGGCAACAGCCGGCCGCCGCGCCGGCCCCGTGGCAGGCAGCGGCGCAAGCGGCGTTCACGCGCCACGCCCGGCGCTACGGCACCCGGCGGCTGCGGGCCGAGTTGCACGCCGAGGGACACGCCGTGGGCCGCTACGCCCTGCGCACGTGGCTGCGCGGCCAAGGCTTGCAGGCGCTGAGCACCCGCCCGCACCGGCCCCGCACCACGGTGGCCGACCCGGCCGCTGTGGTGGCCGAAAATCGGCTACTCGGCCAGCCCGCGCCCACCGCTCCCGACCAAGGGTGGGTCGGCGACATCACGTATTTGCCGCTCGTGGGCGGCCGCTGGTGCTACCTGGCCACCTGGCGCGACACCTGCTCGCGCCGGGTGGTGGGCGGGCACCTGGCTGCGCAGATGCCTACCGAACTTGTGCTCCACGCCCTGGAACAAGCCCTGACGCTGCGCCAGCCCGCGCCGGGCTTGATTATTCACGCCGACCGCTGCAGCCAGTACACCAGCGTTGCCTGCCGCGCCCGCATCGAAAAGGCCAAGGCCCTGCCCAGCTTCAGCCGACCGGGCAATCCCTACGACAACGCCCAGGCCGAGGCCGGCTGGAGCACCCTCAAAACCGAACTGCTGCCCCACGGCACTGCGTTTGCCTCGCTCGAAGAAGCCCGTTTGGAAGTTTCTTGGTACCTCGATACCTACTTCAACCTCGACCGCCGCCACTCCGCCCTCGGCTACCGCTCGCCCCACCAATTCGAACGCGACCTGAAACTCAACCTATCTTAG